In Tenacibaculum sp. 190524A02b, the genomic stretch AGAGAAATAATCATTAGACTGGTAATATTTTGTAAAATCTACAAACTCATTATTAGTTGTTATTAATTTATTTGTACGATCAACATTTACTTTCAATTTAAATATATCTAAACTTGATGCCTCTGCAAAATAAGAATCCGACTCGTATTCTATTTTTATATTACCTCCTAATGGAGTTTTTATATTATTTAAACTCCAAGCATCAGGTGATTTTGAATTATACCCCCAATTATCTTTATCTTCTAGATTAAACATTGTATTTTCTTTCTCATAGTTAAATTCATAAGGAGGTATCAATCCTATACCTTTTTTTCCTTTAAAAAGAATTTTTCTCAAGCTTAATTTACCATAAGATGAATTAGGAGAATTTCTCGCCAATTTATAATCATAATCAAAATTTATTACCTGTAAAGCTTTTCTTTCTATACTATTTATATCTAAATCATAAATATCTAATATATTTTTACCTATATTATATCTAAATATTTTAGAATCGATTCTATCCCAATACAAAGTGTTTTTTTCATAAGGCACACCATTAAACCCCCATTTTATATCTTCTATACCATATAATGGTTTACTAATAGCTCCAAAACCAAGTTCTTTCCAACGCCCCAAAATATGATCATTTTGTTTTTCAATCGGCCTGTAAGAATAATGATCATTTTTTAATAAAATTATTTTATTTAATTTTAATGAATAATTCTCAGGTACATCTCTATATAATCTTCTTGTTTTTTTATAAAAATATCCATAGGGTATATTTAACTTTAAATTATGCCTATCTCCTTTAGCTGTATACATTTCATAAATCTCTGTATTTAAATATCTACCATAGTCATCTGTTGTTATACTTAACCCATTTTTTTCTATATCTATATTAAAAGTATTTGAATTAATATCAAAAGGCGCTTTATATATATAGTCTTTAATATTATGTGATTTATTATCTTCCCTTATTTCCTTAACAAAAAGTGCTGTATGAGTTCTTGTTTTAATAGCATCCAAATAATAAATTTCTTTACGCCCTTTTGAGTATGAATATGATTTTTTACCCTTTTCATTTTCAGTTTCCTCATAGCCTTCTATCGGTATTCTCCAACCAAAGCCTTCAGACCATTTACCATAATCAAAATCTATCCAATATCCATAATCGGTATTATCTAATTCACCATTATTATTTGTATCGACATAATCTGGTCCTGTAATAGCTGTAAGTAGCCAATGCGTTGCATAAGGTGCATTTTTTTCTTTTTCAAAAAAATTTTTATTTTCATTAGACTTGTCTTGAAAAGTTTTATAATAACTTTCAAATTGATATACCGGTAATGAATAATGATATGTTTTTCCATCCATAGCAGTAATTTGAAAAGCTCCTATTCCTTCATTTAAAAATATTTTTTTATTACTTCTATTTAAAAAGTTATCCTTATCCTTAGCTTCAAGAAAAAATTTATTAACTCCACTCCTTATTTCCTTATTCGTAAAAGTTGTTATTGTATTCCCTTCTCTTTTTCTTCCATTCGCATAATCATTACTATAGTTATTTAATTGATTAGTTTTAACTTTTTGAAAAATATTAGTTTTTAAAACTCCTAAATCAATATTATCTGAATATTCAATATCTGAAGTTTCAATTCTAAGAAAAGAATTATATGCATCTTGGAATGTAAAAAAACTTTTTTTATTTAACTCTTCATTAGTAATTTCAGTTATATCTCTATTCAAATAAAAAGTTCCAAAGTCATTATCCCATGACGAATGTACATCATTAGGTTTCCACCAAAAAGGTTTAGGTGCCTTTATTGACCTTGGTGATAATATCATTTTATCATTATATGGAGAGATACTCCCTGAAATCCCCTGTGAGTTAACACTATAATTATCATAACTAGGTAAAGATATTGAAGCATAGTTATATTGAGTTAATCCATGTGAAGCTGAATGAAATCTATTTTCTATTTCTGATTTATAATAGATATCACTAACATCCATAAAATGATCTCTCTTTGAATATGGTAATAAAGTTCCATCGTTATATTTCCTATTAGAATTTGACACATAAGGATACAGTATCCCAGAAGTATTAAGGGTGTTATTCTTAAATAATGAATACTTAACTTCTTTATGTTGATACCCTACATAAAACATAAAAACAGGCAATGAAAAACCTGATACTCTAGATCTTACACTATAATCTTGACTAGATATAACTTCCGAAGAATTAAAAACCCCTATTCCAGCACCATTTAAACTCCCATTCATAGAAACTCCTTGTGAATTAAAACTAATACCTGTCCCTAACACTTGCGCCGCTCCTTTCCCTGAGTAGCCGACAACCGTTGAAGAAGAAAAACTCCCTGATAAACCATTACTGTAATTATAGTTTAAATTTAACCCTAATACTGAGTTACTATTCCTATAACCATATCCAGCGTTTATACCATTTGTTGCAAAACTTATGTTAGCTCCTTTAGCTCTAAGACCAATTCCAGCTGAAACACCGCTATGATCTATATTTACAAAACTTCCTCCTACACCAAAAGAAACTGATCCAGATAAAGATTGATTTGAGCCCCAAGAAAGCCCTAAACCAACTGAAAACCCATTACTTAAACTTGTCCCCACACTGAAACTATAATAATCCTCAGACCAACCTTTATCATAGAAAAATTCATTAACCGAAGTTTTCCCCCAATCATCAGGGTTTCCATTTACACCTCTATTAATAGCTCCAGGGTTTAAATTCCAACCCAAACCTACCCACGAAGCTTCTTGATCCATGGCAATTCCTGCATGATAATTTAATGCCAACGGATAACCTCCTTCTGGACTGGGTACATTTAACAAGGGTAATACATAACTTAAATTACCTGTTACTAAATTTACCATATCTGTCGCATCTACTGGTTCAAAAGCTGCTGCTTCTGGTGCATTGGGACCATTGTTATTTGCATACAAGACATTGTACGGAAAAATGGTACTTAAAAAATTTAATAGGAAGAACATAGCAATCGTTCTTCGGGTTTGTTTGTTCTTTATCATAATTTCTGGTTTGTGCTTAATTATTTAATTTAAGGGTTGTTATGTTTTCTTTTCTATTTATATAGTTTTTTCTATTCTTTAATTACGCTATTGCTAATTGTACTTAATCGATCACATTTTGTTTTATTCGATTTACAGATTACTTCACTCCGTAAACTTCGTTCGTAATGACGGAATTTGAGCGTCATTACGAGGTATCGAAGTAATCTTCTTATTCGACTACTTCTCGATAGCTCTGCTGAGCGTAGTCGAAGTACTATTTTCTTTCGATTTCGATATACTCAATCTCCAGAAAATCATTCGAAGTGACAACTTCTTTTTTATTTATTGTTCCCTTTTAAAAGATTACTTCACTCCGTAAACTCCGTTCGTAATGACGGGAATGAACGTCATTACGAGGTATCGAAGTAATCTTCTTATCGATTGACAGATTACTTCATTCGCTACCGCTGCTTCGTAATGACGGATTAAAATTCTATACTTGGTTCGCTATTTATATTTTTTGTAGGTATTTTAAACTTCACCTCTCCTGTATAGGTTCCTAAATCGCCTATGGTGATGTTTATGTAATCTTCTTTTAAATATTTTTGATCTCTTGGGTATACAAAAAGCATGGTAGTTGCTTTGCTCATTCCATACATTCTTGGATATACATAGTCTAGCAACTCCAAGGTATCTTTTTGTGGTGTGAATACGTGTACTTTTTTTCCCATACCGAAGGCTAACTCATTTACCATAGCTCCAAATTCTTGTCGGTTTCTAGGAGTGGTACTTAACAATTCCTTATTGTCTCTAGACATGGATAAAGTAAAATAGATGTACTGCTGGTACTTTTCTCTTAACTCTTTTATTTTATCCTTGTTAATTTCTTCTCCTAGTTCTTGATCCACCAATAAATCAGTTGGTTTGTATAGTAATGAGAACTCATATCCATTTACTTTTTTAGTATGTAAATAACCATTGTCTTCATTACGCAAGTAACTCCATAATTCGTCCTTGGTATCAAATGTTTTGTTAGAACAGCTTGTTACCATTATTACTGATAAAATAAATAGGATATACTTCATAGCATTAGCAACTAATTTAGTTTTCATTTATTTATAGCTTATATAATATTACTTTTCTATAGTCCTCTTTTATGAGATTACTTCACTCCGTAAACTCCGTTCGTAATGAAGGAATTTGAACGTCATTGCGAGGTATCGAAGCAATCTCTTTATCCAACTAACGGATTACTTCATCCGCTACCGCTCCTTCGTAATGACGGGATTCAACGCCATTGTGAGATATCGAAGAAAACTCTTCATTCAACTACTTCTCGATAGCTCTGCTGAGCGTAGTCGAAGTACTATTTTCTTTCGATTTCGATATACTTAATCTCCAGAAAATCACTCGAAGTAACAACCTCTTTTTTATTTATTGTTCCCTTTTATAAAGATTACTTCACTCCGTAAACTTCGTTCGTAATGAAGGGATTCAACGTCATTGTGAGGTACGAAGTAATTTACTTTCCTTCGAATTCAGAATTTAATCCTTCTAAAACTACTTCTGTTAAATCAGCACTTTTATCTGCGTACATGATGTTACCGCCTCCGCTAGCTCCAAAAATGATTTTGTAACCTTTTTTCTTTCCGTATTCTTTTACATAATCATTGATATCATTCACCACAGTTTGTGTCGCTTTTTTATCTTCTGATTGGATTTGTTTTTGAATAGCTTGTTGGTAGTTATTAATTTGTTGTTGTTTGTTACTTAATAACTGTTGCTTTAATTCTAATTCTTTTTTAGAGAATTTTGAGCGCTCTTTTTCGTATAGCTTTAATTCTTTTTGCCAATCAGTTACCAAACTGTCTACATTTGATTTTAGCACTTTTGCCTTTTTCTCAAACTCAGCACGAACAACCTTTGTACGTTTATAACCATCTAATAATTTATTTACATCTACATATACTAAGTCTGATGAACTTTGTGAATAGAAAAATGTAACGATTGAAAATACTAGTGCTAAAACACTTAAGGGTAAAACAATTTTTTTCATGATTTATATCTTTTCTTAAAAAATTTAACGGCGCAAATGTAGTTCTTTTTAATCAACCACAAAATATTTCCCCACAAAAAAAAAGCCACAAAACAATAGTAATGTGACTTTTATCTATAAATTTAATTTCTTTATTCGTATTCAAAAGTACCATACTTACTTTGTATGGTTAGCTTTTTAGTAGCTGATGCTTCTACGCGGCCTATAACCTTTGCTTCTACATTGTATTTTTTTGAAATTGCAATTAAGTCTTCCGCGATTTCAGGAGTTACATACAATTCCATTCTATGTCCACAATTAAATACTTGATACATTTCTTTCCAATCGGTTTTTGATTGCTCTTGAATCAATTTGAATAAAGGTGGTATTTCAAACATATTGTCTTTCACCACATGATTCTCATCAATAAAATGCAAAATTTTAGTTTGCGCACCTCCTGAGCAATGAACCATTCCATGTACTTTATCTGATTTATACTTTGAAAGTATTTCTTTTATAATAGGTGCATATGTTCTTGTTGGTGACAACACCAGTTTCCCTGCATCTATTGGCGATTCTTCTACTGCATCCGTTAATTTTGTTCCTCCAGAATACACTAAATCAGAAGGAACCGATGCATCAAAACTTTCTGGATACTTTTCAGCTAAATATTTATGGAATACATCATGACGGGCTGATGTTAATCCGTTACTTCCCATTCCTCCATTGTACTCTTTTTCATAGGTTGCTTGACCAAAAGAAGCCAACCCAACAATTACATCACCCGCTTGAATATTTGAGTTGTCAATTACATCTTCTCTTTTCATACGAGCTGTTACTGTAGAGTCTACAATAATAGTACGTACTAAATCACCTACATCTGCCGTTTCCCCTCCTGTTGAGTGAATGGTTACTCCAAACTCTTTTAACTCAGCTATCAACTCTTCTGTTCCGTTAATTATAGCTGAAAGAACGTCTCCCGATATTAAATTTTTATTGCGTCCTATAGTTGACGATAACATAATATTATCTGTAGCACCTACACATAACAAATCGTCAATATTCATAATTAACGCATCTTGTGCGATTCCCTTCCATACAGAAACATCTCCTGTTTCTTTCCAGTACATATATGCTAAAGAGCTTTTTGTTCCCGCTCCATCTGCATGCATTATTAAACAGTACTCCTCATCATTTGTTAGATAATCTGGTACTATTTTACAAAATGCCTTTGGAAACAAACCTTTATCTATATTTTTAATTGCATTATGCACATCTTCTTTAGAGGCAGATACTCCTCTTTGTGCATATCTTTTAGAAACTTCTTGACTCATATTCTGTTTGTTGTGTTGTTGCCTGCGAAATTACTTTAAAACCCTAAAACTTTCAAAGGAATTGTTACTTTTTAGCTTTTTCAATTAACTGGATCCATTTTATGCTTTGTTTTTTCTTCTCAACACGATTGGAACGGTTTCGGCACTTACTTTTTTCTTCTCTAATAAACTTTATAAACTAGAATTTTCTATTCGTTTATTGTTCATTTTTTTGCTTGTCCAAAAAAACGAACCAAAAAAAGGACACTTCTTCAATGAATTTTTCAGCTTAAGCTAAAAACCAAATATTTATTCCTAAAATCTTTCCAAGGATTCAAGATTTCTTAACGAAAGAAAATTCTATTCTGCGAAGAAGATTTGAAAAGCGCTGCTTTTAATCGCTATTTTTTATCCTATAAAATGATGGAAACTGCTTCTAAACTTACTTTTTTTTCTTCCCAACACGGTTGGAACGGTTTCAACACTTGTTTTTTTTCTTCTCAACATGGTTGGGACGGTTTCAGTACTTATCTTTTTCTTCTCAACACGGTTGGGATGGTTTCGGCACTTACTTTTTTCTTCTCAACGTGGTTGGGACGGTTTCGGTACTTACTTTTTTCTTCCCAACACGGTTGAGACGGTTTCGACACTTGTTTTTTTCTTCTCAACATGGTTGGGACGGTTTCGGCACTTACTTTTTTCTTCTCAACATGGTTGGGACGGTTTCTTCACTTGCTTTTTCCTTCTCAACATAGTTGGGACGGTTTCGGCACTTACTTTTTCCTTCTCAACATGGTTGGGATGGTTTTTGTCACATTATTATACATTTCGTTTATCAATCTTCACTTTTTTTCTCCTCTAGTAAACTTTATAAGCTAGGATTTTCTATTCGTTTATTGTTCATTTTTTTGCTTGTCCAAAAAAACGAACCAAAAAAAGGACACTTCTTCAATGAATTTTTCAGCTTAAGCTAAAAACCAAATTTTAATCGCAAGGGCGAAAGCCAAGAATTTAATTCCTAGACACCTTACATCAAATAGTTTTTTTATACTTTTAACTAGAGCCCCCTATAATTGTATCGTAACAACTTTTTTTCTAAAATCTTTCCAAGGGTTCAAGATTTCTTAACGAAAGAAAATTCTATTCTGCGAAGAAGATTTGAAAAGCGCTGCTTTTAATCGTTATTTTTTATTTCAATCAGACCAAGATAGTTCCAATACTTGTTTTGAAACCAAGAAACAAAGTTTTCGACTGCGCTCAAACTGACACAAATACACTCTATTCAACCTTATTTCTCTAGACCCCGAACAGCTATCAATTATTTAAACTAACTCAAAATACGCCAACCAATCTTTTTTTTAAAACAAATACTTGAAGTAACGTCTTTATAAGGTTCATAATTAGGTATAATACTATATTCATTCTTTCTATATAGGTTAACAGCAGGTAACATTGTTTTGCTAGTTTCTAAAATTATGTTATCAAACTCCGCTTCCTTAGCCCATTTTTCCAACTCCTTTAAAATACGTGTTCCAATATTATATCCTCTATAATTATCTTTTACATACATACGCTTAACCTCTACTGTTTCTTCTGTAATCACCTTAAACGCTCCACAACCAACGGGCACTTTATCTAAATAACAGATGACAACATTTTTTATATCGTTTAACTGATTCTGTTGTTTAAAAAAAGCATCATTCTCACCGTTTATTTTTGACAAATATGCATCCAACTCCACTGCTAACTCTTTAAATTTTTTATCTGTAGCAGTTGTTCTTTTTAATTTAATATCATTTTCCATTATTTCGTAAATAAAAGCTCTCTGTATTTTGTTAACGGCCATAAGTTATCATCTACCAACAACTCTAATTTATCCGCATGGTAACGTATTTCTTCAAAATAAGGCTTTACCTTATTACAATAAGTATCGGCATTCTTCTGCCCTGTTAACTTATTTGCTTGCTTTCGCTCCTCCGTCATTTGTTCTATTTTAGAATTAATTTCTGCTATATGATTTGATATTTTTTTAATTAATTCAATTTGTTCTTTAGCAAACCCCTCATAATGTTCTTCAAAAATTTCTTTTAACCCTTTTACATTTTCTATTAAAGTATTCTGATATTGAATTGCTGTTGGTATTACATGGTTTCTTGCTACATCTGCCAACACTCTACTTTCAATTTGAATACGTTTTGTATATTCTTCTAGTTCAATTTCATGACGCGCCTCTACCTCTATCTTACTCATTACCTTCATTTCTTCAAATAACTCAATTGCTTTTTTAGAAATCTTAGCTTTTAAAGCTTCAGGAGTTGTTTTATTATTACTCAACCCTCTTCTCTTAGCTTCTTTTTCCCAAGCTTCTCCATAACCATCACCTTCAAATCGGATTTTTTTTGAAGCTTTAATATATTCCCTCAACACATTAAATACTGCCTCATCCTTTTTCAAACTTTTTTCTTCTATTAATTTATCTACTTCTACCTTGAAATCTTTAAGCTGCTTAGCTATGATAGTATTCAATATGGTCATAGGCCCTGCACAGTTAGACCACGACCCTACCGCACGTAACTCAAACTTATTTCCTGTAAAAGCAAATGGTGAAGTTCTATTCCTATCGGTATTATCTAATAAAATTTCAGGTATTTTACCAACAATATTTAATTTTAAGTCTGTTTTTTCTTGTGGTGATAATTTTCCTTTCGTTACATTTTCTAATTCATCTAACACTTCTGACAATTGAGACCCAATAAATACTGAAATAATTGCTGGCGGTGCTTCATTAGCTCCCAATCTATGATCATTACTCGCACTGGCAATTGAAGCTCTAATTAATTCTTCATAATCACACACTGCTTTTATAGTATTTACAAAAAAGGTTAAAAATTGTAGGTTTTTCATTGGGGTTTTTCCAGGACTCAATAGGTTAACCCCTGTGTTTGTAGATAAACTCCAATTATTATGCTTTCCTGATCCGTTAATTCCTTCAAAAGGCTTTTCATGAAACAACACTTTAAAATGATGCCTTTGTGAAACCTTCTCCATTACATCCATTAATAATGAATTGTGATCTACTGCTAAATTAGCTTCCTCAAAAATAGGCGCCAATTCATACTGATTAGGTGCTACTTCATTATGTCTGGTTTTTACAGGAATCCCCAACAACATACATTCTTGCTCTAAATCACGCATAAAATTCATAATTCGAGCCGGAATTGTTCCAAAATAATGATCATCTAATTGCTGCCCTTTTGCAGAAGCATGCCCTAACAAGGTTCTACCTGTCATCATTATATCAGGTCTAGATGCTGCCAATGATTTATCTATTAAAAAGTACTCTTGCTCCCAACCTAAAGTAGCATTTACTTTAGTTACATTTTTATCAAAGTACTTACAAACCGCTGTAGCCGAATCATCTACTGCTTGTAACGCTCTTAATAACGGTGCTTTATTATCTAAAGCTTCTCCTGTATAAGCTACAAATACTGTGGGCACACACAGTGTTGTTCCGTATATAAAAGCAGGTGATGTAGGATCCCAAGCTGTGTACCCTCTTGCTTCAAAAGTGTTTCTAATTCCACCATTGGGAAATGAAGAAGCATCTGGTTCTTGTTGCACCAACTGACTTCCATCAAAACGTTCCATTGCTCCACCTCCTTCAATAGTTTCAAAAAAGGCATCATGTTTCTCTGCAGTTGCACCTGTTAGCGGCTGAAACCAATGCGTATAATGCGTAGCTCCTTTAGAAAGTGCCCAATCTTTCATACTTACCGCTATCTGATCTGCAATCTTCCTATCTATTTTAGTTCCATATTCAATGGCATCCATTACGCTTTGATAGGCTTCTTTTGCCATATGCTGCCTCATAGCCCTCTCATTAAACACATTTTCAGCATACAACTCCGATCTTCTTTTTCTCTCCTCAATCATTTCTGATTTTCTATTAAGTGTTTCTTGTAAAGCATTAAAACGAATAGCTGACATAGTATTAGTTTATAAATTTTGTTCAAAAATATAAATAATTCAAAACACCCCCTAAAAAAATAGGGGGTATTTAAAAAACAAACATAATTAAAAACAAAAAACCCCAATTTAAACCCCGCAAAAACCACCAAAAAACAACTTTACAAAAATTTAACCCTAAAAAATTTGGGGGTAACCAAAAAAATATTGATTTTTGTACTCAACAACACAACAACAATATTTTATATTATTAAAAAATAAAATTCATGAGTAGATCTAAATTAGAGTACATTTGGTTAGATGGTTACTTTCCAACTCAAAACATGAGAAGTAAAACTAAAGTTGTAGAAGACTTTAGCGGTAAATTAGAAGACTGTCCTATATGGTCTTTTGACGGTTCTTCAACAAAACAAGCTGAAGGCGGAGATTCTGATTGCTTATTAAAACCTGTAGCTATTTATCCTGATCCTGCTCGTGAGAATGGTTTTTTAATAATGACAGAAGTTTTAAATGCAGACGGGACGCCACACCCAACCAATGCACGTGCAAAAATTGACGATAATAATAATGATTTCTGGTTTGGTTTTGAGCAAGAGTATTTCATTATGGACACACACACACAATTACCTTTAGGCTTCCCTATTGGTGGTTATCCTGGTCCACAAGGTATGTACTACTGTTCTGTAGGTGGTAAAAACACACACGGAAGAGATTTTGTTGAAGAGCATGCTGATTTATGTATTGCTGCTGGTTTAACTTTTGAAGGTATTAATCAAGAGGTAGCTTCTGGACAGTGGGAGTTCCAATTATTTGCAAAAGGTGCTAAGAAAGCGGGCGATGAAATTTGGGTGGCTCGTTATTTATTAGATAGGCTTACTGAAAAGTATGGTTATTACATTGAATACCACCCTAAACCAGTAAAAGGTGACTGGAATGGTTCTGGTATGCACGCTAACTTCTCAAACACCTTATTAAGAACTTGTGGTAGCCAAGAAGTTTACGAACAAATATGTGAGGCTTTCCGCCCGGTAACAAAAGAACATATTGAAGTTTATGGTCAATATAACGACCAACGTTTAACTGGTTTACATGAAACTGCATCTATTAACGATTTTAGTTACGGTGTTTCTGATCGTGGTGCTTCTATCCGTATTCCTATTATCACAGTAGAACAAGGATGGAAAGGTTGGTTAGAAGATAGAAGACCTGCTTCTAATGCTGATCCGTACAAAGTAGCTGGTAGAATTGTTGAAACTGTAAAAAGTGCTAAAGTTAAAGTAACTGCTGATAAATAATAAATACAACAACACACAACACAACTAAAAAACCGCTAATTAGCGGTTTTTTTAGTTGTT encodes the following:
- a CDS encoding OmpH family outer membrane protein gives rise to the protein MKKIVLPLSVLALVFSIVTFFYSQSSSDLVYVDVNKLLDGYKRTKVVRAEFEKKAKVLKSNVDSLVTDWQKELKLYEKERSKFSKKELELKQQLLSNKQQQINNYQQAIQKQIQSEDKKATQTVVNDINDYVKEYGKKKGYKIIFGASGGGNIMYADKSADLTEVVLEGLNSEFEGK
- a CDS encoding AIR synthase related protein produces the protein MSQEVSKRYAQRGVSASKEDVHNAIKNIDKGLFPKAFCKIVPDYLTNDEEYCLIMHADGAGTKSSLAYMYWKETGDVSVWKGIAQDALIMNIDDLLCVGATDNIMLSSTIGRNKNLISGDVLSAIINGTEELIAELKEFGVTIHSTGGETADVGDLVRTIIVDSTVTARMKREDVIDNSNIQAGDVIVGLASFGQATYEKEYNGGMGSNGLTSARHDVFHKYLAEKYPESFDASVPSDLVYSGGTKLTDAVEESPIDAGKLVLSPTRTYAPIIKEILSKYKSDKVHGMVHCSGGAQTKILHFIDENHVVKDNMFEIPPLFKLIQEQSKTDWKEMYQVFNCGHRMELYVTPEIAEDLIAISKKYNVEAKVIGRVEASATKKLTIQSKYGTFEYE
- a CDS encoding GNAT family N-acetyltransferase, producing MENDIKLKRTTATDKKFKELAVELDAYLSKINGENDAFFKQQNQLNDIKNVVICYLDKVPVGCGAFKVITEETVEVKRMYVKDNYRGYNIGTRILKELEKWAKEAEFDNIILETSKTMLPAVNLYRKNEYSIIPNYEPYKDVTSSICFKKKIGWRILS
- a CDS encoding glutamine synthetase III, translated to MSAIRFNALQETLNRKSEMIEERKRRSELYAENVFNERAMRQHMAKEAYQSVMDAIEYGTKIDRKIADQIAVSMKDWALSKGATHYTHWFQPLTGATAEKHDAFFETIEGGGAMERFDGSQLVQQEPDASSFPNGGIRNTFEARGYTAWDPTSPAFIYGTTLCVPTVFVAYTGEALDNKAPLLRALQAVDDSATAVCKYFDKNVTKVNATLGWEQEYFLIDKSLAASRPDIMMTGRTLLGHASAKGQQLDDHYFGTIPARIMNFMRDLEQECMLLGIPVKTRHNEVAPNQYELAPIFEEANLAVDHNSLLMDVMEKVSQRHHFKVLFHEKPFEGINGSGKHNNWSLSTNTGVNLLSPGKTPMKNLQFLTFFVNTIKAVCDYEELIRASIASASNDHRLGANEAPPAIISVFIGSQLSEVLDELENVTKGKLSPQEKTDLKLNIVGKIPEILLDNTDRNRTSPFAFTGNKFELRAVGSWSNCAGPMTILNTIIAKQLKDFKVEVDKLIEEKSLKKDEAVFNVLREYIKASKKIRFEGDGYGEAWEKEAKRRGLSNNKTTPEALKAKISKKAIELFEEMKVMSKIEVEARHEIELEEYTKRIQIESRVLADVARNHVIPTAIQYQNTLIENVKGLKEIFEEHYEGFAKEQIELIKKISNHIAEINSKIEQMTEERKQANKLTGQKNADTYCNKVKPYFEEIRYHADKLELLVDDNLWPLTKYRELLFTK
- a CDS encoding glutamine synthetase beta-grasp domain-containing protein — protein: MSRSKLEYIWLDGYFPTQNMRSKTKVVEDFSGKLEDCPIWSFDGSSTKQAEGGDSDCLLKPVAIYPDPARENGFLIMTEVLNADGTPHPTNARAKIDDNNNDFWFGFEQEYFIMDTHTQLPLGFPIGGYPGPQGMYYCSVGGKNTHGRDFVEEHADLCIAAGLTFEGINQEVASGQWEFQLFAKGAKKAGDEIWVARYLLDRLTEKYGYYIEYHPKPVKGDWNGSGMHANFSNTLLRTCGSQEVYEQICEAFRPVTKEHIEVYGQYNDQRLTGLHETASINDFSYGVSDRGASIRIPIITVEQGWKGWLEDRRPASNADPYKVAGRIVETVKSAKVKVTADK